One stretch of Pandoraea oxalativorans DNA includes these proteins:
- a CDS encoding F0F1 ATP synthase subunit B — protein sequence MNINATLFAQTVVFLILAWFTMKFVWPPLIKAIDERAKKIADGLAAADKGKAELEAANKRSTQALAEARDEGAKRIADAEKRAQAVAEEIKSQAQAEAARIIANAKAEAENQAVKVRESLREDVAGLAVKGAEQILKREVDAKAHADLLNQLKAEL from the coding sequence GTGAACATTAACGCAACTCTGTTCGCGCAAACCGTCGTGTTTCTGATCCTGGCGTGGTTCACGATGAAGTTCGTGTGGCCGCCGCTGATCAAGGCTATCGACGAACGCGCGAAGAAAATCGCTGACGGTCTGGCCGCTGCCGATAAGGGCAAGGCTGAACTGGAAGCCGCCAACAAGCGCTCCACGCAAGCCCTCGCGGAAGCCCGCGACGAAGGCGCGAAGCGTATTGCCGACGCCGAGAAGCGCGCTCAGGCCGTGGCCGAAGAGATCAAGTCGCAGGCGCAAGCCGAAGCGGCTCGTATCATCGCCAACGCCAAAGCAGAAGCCGAGAATCAGGCCGTCAAGGTCCGTGAATCGCTGCGCGAAGACGTGGCTGGTCTGGCAGTGAAGGGCGCCGAGCAGATCCTGAAGCGTGAAGTCGACGCCAAGGCACATGCCGACCTGCTGAACCAACTCAAGGCAGAGCTCTGA
- the atpE gene encoding F0F1 ATP synthase subunit C: MQAFIANIQGLTAIGIGIIIGLGAIGACLGIALMGGKYIEACARQPELMNPLQTKMFLLAGLIDAAFLIGVGVAMLFAFANPLLSKLA; encoded by the coding sequence ATGCAAGCTTTCATCGCCAACATCCAGGGTCTGACCGCTATCGGTATCGGTATCATCATCGGTCTGGGTGCTATCGGTGCCTGCCTGGGTATCGCACTGATGGGCGGCAAGTACATCGAAGCATGCGCACGTCAGCCTGAACTGATGAACCCGCTGCAAACGAAGATGTTCCTGCTGGCCGGCCTGATCGACGCTGCATTCCTGATCGGCGTGGGCGTTGCCATGCTGTTCGCCTTCGCGAACCCGCTGCTGTCGAAGCTCGCTTAA